The Hyphomonadaceae bacterium ML37 genome includes a region encoding these proteins:
- the fmt gene encoding methionyl-tRNA formyltransferase: MSLRLAFMGTPAFAAASLAEIAGAGHEIAAVYTQPERPRGRGQASAKTPVHELAEQLGLPVFTPESFRDPDVLGAFEALNLDAACVVAYGQILPQRALDAPRLGCLNLHASLLPRWRGAAPIQRAIMAGDEMTGVQIMQMEAGLDTGPVLMSESVPIHETDTAGSLHDRLMQVGALLWPRTLAALERGSLSATPQSEDGVTYARKITREEARIDWTRPAGEVADRIRGLSPFPGAWFALQGPRGEVRVKVHFAVPERGEGEPGEVLDDALLIACGRGAVRLTRLQREGRGVMEADEFLRGTQAPAGTRLS; this comes from the coding sequence ATGAGCCTTCGCCTCGCCTTCATGGGAACGCCCGCCTTCGCCGCCGCCTCGCTGGCCGAGATCGCAGGGGCAGGCCACGAAATCGCAGCGGTCTACACCCAGCCCGAGCGTCCGCGCGGGCGCGGTCAGGCCAGCGCGAAGACGCCGGTGCATGAGCTGGCTGAGCAATTGGGCCTGCCGGTTTTCACGCCGGAGAGCTTTCGCGATCCCGATGTGCTGGGGGCGTTCGAGGCGCTCAACCTCGATGCCGCCTGCGTCGTCGCCTATGGCCAGATCCTGCCGCAGCGCGCGCTGGATGCGCCGCGCCTGGGCTGTCTCAACCTGCACGCTTCGCTTCTGCCGCGTTGGCGCGGGGCGGCGCCGATCCAGCGCGCCATCATGGCGGGCGACGAGATGACCGGGGTGCAGATCATGCAGATGGAGGCCGGGCTCGACACCGGCCCGGTCCTGATGAGCGAGAGCGTGCCCATCCACGAAACCGACACCGCCGGTTCGCTGCACGACCGTCTGATGCAGGTGGGCGCCCTCCTGTGGCCGCGCACGCTGGCGGCGCTGGAGCGGGGCAGTTTGAGCGCCACGCCGCAGTCTGAGGACGGCGTCACTTATGCGCGCAAGATCACGCGCGAGGAGGCCCGGATCGACTGGACGCGGCCTGCCGGCGAGGTGGCCGACAGGATACGCGGCCTGTCGCCCTTTCCCGGCGCCTGGTTCGCACTGCAAGGGCCCAGGGGGGAGGTGCGCGTGAAGGTCCATTTCGCGGTTCCCGAACGCGGCGAGGGCGAGCCGGGCGAGGTGCTGGATGACGCGCTGCTGATCGCCTGCGGGCGCGGCGCGGTGCGCCTGACAAGGCTGCAGCGCGAGGGACGCGGCGTGATGGAGGCGGATGAGTTCCTTCGCGGTACGCAGGCGCCCGCCGGAACGCGCCTGAGCTGA
- the truA gene encoding tRNA pseudouridine(38-40) synthase TruA — protein sequence MPRYHLTIEYDGRPFVGWQRQDNGPSVQAALERAVAALDGAPREVYGAGRTDSGVHALAQSAHVDLEKDLAPGKVRDALNHHLGRDPIAVLSARRVDDRFHARFSAVKRGYVYRIIPRRARLALEAGRAWRTPRALNVAAMHEAAQALVGMHDFTTFRDARCQAETPVKSIDAIAVRETDGEVRITVEAISFLHRQVRSITGSLVEVGNGKWSVIDFADALAAADRTRCGPVAPPDGLYLAFVRYA from the coding sequence ATGCCCCGCTACCATCTCACCATCGAGTATGACGGGCGGCCCTTCGTGGGCTGGCAGCGTCAGGATAATGGCCCGTCGGTTCAGGCGGCGCTGGAGCGGGCCGTTGCAGCGCTCGACGGGGCCCCGCGCGAAGTCTATGGCGCGGGGCGCACCGATTCAGGCGTGCACGCCCTGGCCCAGAGCGCCCATGTGGACCTGGAAAAGGACCTGGCGCCGGGCAAGGTGCGCGATGCGCTCAATCACCATCTGGGACGCGACCCGATTGCGGTCCTCTCGGCGCGGCGCGTCGATGACCGGTTCCATGCGCGCTTCTCGGCGGTGAAGCGCGGTTATGTCTACCGCATCATCCCGCGCCGGGCGCGCCTAGCGCTGGAGGCGGGCAGGGCCTGGCGCACGCCGCGCGCCCTGAACGTCGCCGCCATGCATGAGGCGGCGCAGGCGCTGGTGGGGATGCATGACTTCACCACCTTCCGCGATGCGCGCTGCCAGGCGGAGACGCCGGTCAAATCCATCGACGCCATCGCCGTGCGCGAGACGGACGGCGAGGTGCGCATCACCGTCGAAGCGATCAGCTTCCTGCACCGACAGGTGCGCTCCATCACCGGCTCGCTGGTGGAGGTGGGCAATGGCAAATGGTCGGTCATTGATTTCGCCGATGCGCTGGCCGCCGCTGACCGCACACGCTGCGGACCCGTGGCGCCGCCCGACGGGCTGTATCTGGCGTTTGTGCGCTACGCCTAG
- a CDS encoding DUF6134 family protein produces MLRLTAALVALLAAPVPSALAAADLAASAGETIIFDVFRGNGTSFGSHEVRFSEDGDALIAEVTVRLRAGLGPVTVFRYEHDSTERWEEGRLVAFEGRTLKDGETFEVAARANGDGLEVTGRDPAGEAVEAAMDADILPSSHWHRYPPGEDQVLNTEHGTLMETNVEFLGEEEIEADGGTIQARRYRLVASLTLDLWYDENGRWARSEFEARGQSVTYVRRANPVTG; encoded by the coding sequence ATGCTTCGCCTCACCGCCGCCCTTGTGGCCCTTCTGGCCGCGCCTGTCCCGTCCGCCCTCGCGGCGGCCGACCTCGCCGCCAGTGCTGGCGAGACGATCATCTTTGATGTGTTCAGGGGCAATGGCACATCCTTCGGCTCCCATGAAGTGCGCTTTTCTGAAGACGGCGACGCCCTGATCGCCGAGGTGACCGTGCGCCTGCGCGCCGGGCTCGGGCCGGTGACGGTGTTCCGTTACGAGCACGATTCCACTGAGCGCTGGGAGGAGGGCCGCCTGGTTGCCTTTGAAGGCCGCACGCTGAAAGACGGCGAGACGTTCGAGGTGGCCGCGCGCGCCAATGGCGACGGGCTGGAAGTCACGGGCCGCGATCCTGCAGGCGAGGCTGTGGAGGCGGCGATGGACGCCGACATCCTGCCGTCGTCGCACTGGCATCGCTATCCGCCCGGTGAGGATCAGGTGCTGAACACCGAGCACGGCACGTTGATGGAGACCAATGTCGAGTTCTTGGGCGAAGAAGAGATCGAGGCCGATGGCGGGACCATTCAGGCGCGCCGGTATCGGCTCGTCGCCTCGCTGACTCTGGACCTTTGGTATGACGAGAACGGGCGCTGGGCCCGTAGCGAGTTCGAGGCCCGCGGCCAGAGCGTGACCTATGTCCGGCGCGCCAATCCCGTGACGGGCTGA
- a CDS encoding DUF547 domain-containing protein, with amino-acid sequence MNRRSPIAARSLALILIALAGIVAPSAHATDDLHDAWDQLLGMYVIEGSDGVDRVDYDRLRAHADDRAALVDYIASLEAQPVSTLAPDAQFALWANLYNAVTVRLIVEENPSRSIMQIRPSLFSIGPWAAERVTVEGRALSLDDIEHGIMRPQFDAPLVHYAVNCASIGCPDIRTRAWRADTLDEDLDAAARAYVNHPRGVTVTDRGLVISRIYKWYQEDFGGNDAGVIAHLLAYAQPQLAQAIRANPRIAGHTYDWALNRPD; translated from the coding sequence TTGAACAGGAGATCTCCCATTGCCGCCCGCAGCCTTGCCCTGATACTGATCGCGCTGGCGGGCATTGTCGCCCCTTCCGCCCATGCCACGGACGATCTGCATGATGCCTGGGACCAGCTGCTGGGCATGTATGTCATTGAAGGATCAGACGGCGTGGACCGGGTCGATTATGACCGCCTGCGCGCTCACGCGGATGATCGCGCCGCGCTGGTTGACTATATCGCTTCGCTGGAGGCCCAGCCGGTCAGCACGCTGGCGCCCGATGCGCAGTTCGCGCTCTGGGCCAATCTGTACAACGCGGTGACCGTACGCCTGATCGTGGAGGAGAACCCGTCGCGTTCCATCATGCAGATACGTCCCAGCCTGTTCTCCATCGGCCCTTGGGCCGCCGAACGCGTAACCGTGGAAGGGCGGGCGCTGTCGCTGGACGATATCGAGCACGGAATCATGCGCCCACAATTTGACGCGCCTCTGGTGCACTACGCGGTCAATTGCGCGTCCATCGGTTGCCCGGATATCCGCACCCGCGCCTGGCGGGCGGATACTCTGGATGAAGACCTGGACGCCGCGGCGCGCGCCTATGTGAACCATCCGCGCGGCGTCACGGTGACGGACCGCGGGCTGGTGATCTCGCGGATCTACAAATGGTATCAGGAGGATTTCGGCGGCAATGATGCAGGGGTCATCGCGCACCTTCTCGCCTACGCGCAGCCGCAGCTGGCGCAGGCGATCAGGGCCAATCCGCGCATTGCGGGCCACACGTATGACTGGGCGCTCAACCGTCCCGATTGA
- a CDS encoding alpha/beta hydrolase, which produces MIHFIALASAAASLLAAAQDAPDQAALSQDATSVTHEDPVSSHEDPASTRDAVFTTPDSSLNPRLTPLVCPFKGEIDYEPGEVSCGMITVPENRERDGTRLIQLHYVRIAPTGEDEAAHREDPVIYLTGGPGVGVDAYVGRLNDHPIAETRALYILEQRGIGASTSFCPQFNTIDPGLNAAASLDEMMVASAERNALCFREAAEQGIDLTGYNTVENARDVRALREALGYEQWNVWGISYGSHLGQMLLRQDPGGVRAIVLDAIVPNDLVDLFDLSRIFDLLIANFTGDCEGARACNDLEARLFAAMESLRDDPVILPGADSEATPGGEVWLPPALLAYLPFSLAYEQDSYPFIPAVMSNLADALERRDPVVLEGLAVALSGGMGPGGGMTMSPGMSAAVQCNDGYVQAELAAAQASAGSRWHGLAVSLPGSQRAAEVCEEAGLTLRDRADYALVQTGVPTLIVNGAWDPITPPWLAVYIHEAMPGSRYVEVPYAGHGPTRSMPECGGQVMRDFFDDLDLDGLDVSCLAEGAGAPDYEDLMWTTSVYRALALTPDAPQAFVVPMVWAGVCVLILVLGVFILPLSVLARIIDRRPAAELAALTGGARLTAWLAGVSGLTGLTLIGVGAARLMEDADAAIIAGLAAPAGAGTWLMLVSGVLGLLTLVLLARTLASGERVRFGTLTGITLMGLAAAALTAFAFVWDLAPF; this is translated from the coding sequence GTGATTCACTTTATCGCTCTGGCCAGCGCGGCCGCATCGCTGTTGGCGGCGGCCCAGGACGCACCCGATCAGGCGGCTTTGTCACAAGACGCCACGTCTGTGACCCATGAGGACCCGGTTTCGTCACATGAGGACCCGGCTTCGACACGTGACGCGGTGTTTACGACACCGGATTCCAGCCTCAACCCCCGCCTGACACCGCTGGTCTGTCCCTTCAAGGGCGAGATCGACTACGAGCCGGGCGAGGTCTCCTGCGGCATGATCACGGTGCCGGAGAACCGCGAGCGGGACGGTACGCGCCTGATTCAATTGCACTATGTGCGCATCGCCCCCACCGGCGAGGACGAGGCCGCGCACCGCGAGGATCCGGTCATCTATCTGACCGGCGGACCCGGCGTGGGCGTGGATGCTTATGTGGGTCGGCTCAATGATCACCCCATCGCCGAGACGCGCGCGCTCTACATTCTGGAACAGCGCGGCATTGGCGCCAGCACGTCTTTCTGCCCGCAATTCAATACCATAGACCCGGGTCTGAACGCCGCGGCCAGCCTTGACGAAATGATGGTCGCCTCGGCCGAGCGCAACGCGCTGTGCTTCCGCGAGGCCGCCGAGCAGGGGATAGACCTCACCGGCTACAACACGGTGGAGAATGCCCGCGACGTGCGCGCCCTGCGCGAGGCGCTGGGTTACGAGCAGTGGAATGTCTGGGGGATTTCATACGGTTCACATCTCGGCCAGATGCTGCTGCGTCAGGACCCCGGCGGCGTGCGCGCCATCGTGCTCGACGCCATCGTGCCCAACGATCTCGTCGATCTGTTTGATCTGTCGCGCATTTTCGATCTTCTGATCGCCAACTTCACCGGGGACTGCGAGGGCGCACGCGCCTGCAATGATCTGGAAGCGCGCCTGTTCGCGGCCATGGAATCACTTCGCGATGATCCGGTGATCCTGCCCGGCGCCGATTCCGAAGCGACTCCCGGGGGCGAGGTCTGGCTGCCGCCGGCCCTGCTGGCCTATCTACCCTTCTCGCTGGCCTACGAACAGGACAGCTACCCCTTCATTCCGGCGGTAATGTCCAATCTCGCCGATGCTCTGGAGCGTCGCGACCCGGTGGTTCTTGAGGGATTGGCCGTGGCGCTGTCCGGCGGCATGGGGCCGGGCGGCGGCATGACCATGTCGCCGGGCATGTCGGCCGCAGTGCAGTGCAATGACGGTTATGTCCAGGCCGAGCTGGCCGCCGCGCAGGCGAGCGCCGGAAGCCGCTGGCATGGCCTGGCTGTGTCTCTGCCCGGCTCGCAGCGCGCCGCTGAGGTGTGCGAGGAGGCCGGCCTCACCCTGCGCGACCGGGCCGACTATGCGCTGGTCCAGACCGGTGTCCCGACCCTGATCGTCAACGGCGCCTGGGACCCCATCACCCCGCCCTGGCTGGCGGTGTACATCCATGAAGCCATGCCCGGCTCGCGCTATGTGGAAGTCCCCTATGCGGGCCACGGCCCCACCCGCTCCATGCCCGAATGCGGCGGCCAGGTGATGCGCGACTTCTTTGACGACCTCGATCTGGACGGTCTGGACGTCAGCTGCCTGGCAGAGGGCGCGGGCGCGCCCGACTACGAGGACCTGATGTGGACCACCAGCGTCTACCGCGCCCTGGCCCTCACCCCTGACGCGCCGCAAGCCTTTGTCGTCCCGATGGTGTGGGCGGGCGTATGCGTGCTGATCCTTGTCCTCGGCGTGTTCATTCTGCCGCTGTCTGTCCTCGCCCGCATCATCGACCGGCGCCCCGCCGCCGAACTCGCAGCCCTCACCGGCGGCGCGCGCCTGACCGCCTGGCTCGCTGGCGTCAGCGGGCTGACGGGCCTCACCCTGATCGGCGTGGGCGCCGCGCGGCTGATGGAGGACGCGGATGCGGCCATCATCGCCGGACTGGCCGCGCCAGCCGGCGCCGGGACCTGGCTCATGCTGGTCTCGGGCGTTCTGGGTCTCCTCACCCTTGTCCTGCTGGCGCGTACGCTGGCGTCGGGCGAGCGGGTGCGGTTCGGCACGCTGACCGGCATCACGCTTATGGGCCTCGCCGCGGCGGCGCTGACCGCATTCGCCTTCGTCTGGGATCTCGCGCCGTTCTAG
- the dapE gene encoding succinyl-diaminopimelate desuccinylase, which produces MAHLPALLDPIALARRLIQAPSVTPADAGALDVLEQALTALGFACTRYPFGEVDNLYARLGTAAPVFCFAGHTDVVPPGPEAAWSHPPFAADIAQDQIWGRGAADMKGSIAAMVAAVGAHIARHGPPKGSIAFLITGDEEGPAVNGTKRLLEAVYARGERFDHCLVGEPTNPAHIGDTIKVGRRGSLNGVINVTGRQGHVAYPDKAENPIPPLLALLSKLSARRLDDGAPHFQPSNLEVTSIDVGNAPHNVIPAVAQAKFNIRFNIAHTGDDLKRWVEDEAAGVGAGFNGQIKLDLTVTGEAFLTDNPAFTDLLRNAVIEVTGKAPALTTGGGTSDARFIKDYCPVAEFGLVGATMHQIDERVPVADITLLTAIYTRILDRYFEAFA; this is translated from the coding sequence ATGGCACACTTACCCGCCCTGCTCGACCCCATCGCCCTCGCCCGCCGCCTGATCCAGGCGCCGTCTGTCACGCCGGCTGATGCGGGCGCGCTGGACGTGCTGGAACAGGCGCTGACCGCGCTGGGCTTTGCCTGCACGCGCTATCCTTTTGGCGAGGTGGACAATCTCTACGCCCGGCTGGGCACTGCCGCGCCGGTGTTCTGTTTTGCCGGACATACAGACGTGGTGCCCCCCGGACCGGAAGCCGCCTGGTCCCATCCGCCCTTCGCCGCCGACATCGCCCAGGACCAGATCTGGGGACGCGGCGCGGCGGACATGAAGGGCTCCATCGCGGCCATGGTGGCGGCGGTGGGCGCCCATATCGCCCGCCACGGCCCGCCCAAAGGCTCTATCGCCTTCCTGATTACGGGTGACGAAGAAGGCCCGGCGGTCAACGGCACGAAAAGGCTCCTTGAAGCCGTGTATGCGCGCGGCGAGCGGTTTGATCATTGCCTGGTGGGCGAGCCGACCAATCCCGCCCATATCGGCGACACCATCAAGGTAGGCCGGCGCGGCTCGCTTAACGGCGTCATCAATGTGACCGGGCGACAGGGTCATGTCGCCTATCCTGACAAGGCGGAAAACCCGATCCCGCCCCTGCTGGCGCTCTTGAGCAAGCTCTCCGCCCGGCGCCTGGATGACGGCGCGCCGCATTTCCAGCCCTCCAATCTGGAGGTCACCAGCATCGATGTGGGCAATGCGCCCCACAATGTGATCCCGGCTGTAGCGCAGGCGAAATTCAATATCCGCTTCAACATCGCCCATACCGGCGATGACCTGAAACGCTGGGTCGAGGATGAGGCGGCGGGCGTGGGCGCAGGCTTCAACGGGCAGATCAAGCTGGACCTGACCGTCACAGGCGAAGCCTTCCTGACCGACAATCCCGCCTTCACCGATCTGCTCAGGAACGCCGTGATCGAGGTGACCGGCAAGGCCCCGGCCCTCACCACCGGCGGCGGCACGTCGGATGCCCGCTTCATAAAAGACTATTGTCCTGTGGCCGAGTTCGGCCTGGTCGGCGCGACCATGCACCAGATCGACGAGCGCGTGCCGGTGGCCGACATCACCCTTCTCACCGCCATCTATACCCGCATCCTGGACCGGTATTTCGAGGCCTTCGCCTGA
- a CDS encoding SDR family NAD(P)-dependent oxidoreductase, translated as MTEPVTKSDGLVWITGASSGIGAALARRMAGEGWTVVVSARGEDDLNALAAGHEGRIIPVPLDITDADAVMAAVDRIERDHGLIACAVLNAGIYIPVHAEEPDYQAYAKTFAVNLNGTAACVSALTGRMAKRRKGQIAIVSSATGFGGMPTASAYGASKAALINMAECLAIELHRYDVHIQVVTPGFVETPAQDDNEFPKPFMISADEAARRIASGLKSSRFEITFPRRFTLMLKAIYALPRAWHIALVRRQTGWNKPPEG; from the coding sequence ATGACCGAGCCAGTGACCAAGTCAGACGGCCTTGTCTGGATCACCGGCGCAAGCTCCGGCATTGGCGCCGCGCTGGCCCGGCGTATGGCGGGTGAGGGCTGGACCGTCGTCGTATCCGCACGCGGCGAAGATGACCTCAACGCGCTGGCCGCCGGGCATGAAGGCCGCATCATCCCGGTTCCGCTCGACATCACCGACGCAGACGCCGTCATGGCGGCGGTGGACAGGATTGAGCGCGATCATGGCCTCATCGCCTGCGCAGTGCTCAATGCGGGCATCTACATTCCCGTGCACGCCGAGGAACCCGACTATCAGGCCTACGCCAAGACCTTCGCGGTCAATCTCAACGGTACGGCGGCGTGCGTCAGCGCGCTGACCGGGCGCATGGCCAAACGGCGCAAGGGCCAGATCGCAATTGTCTCGTCCGCCACGGGGTTTGGCGGGATGCCCACGGCGTCAGCCTATGGCGCCTCCAAGGCGGCGTTGATCAACATGGCCGAATGCCTGGCCATCGAGCTGCACCGCTATGACGTGCATATCCAAGTGGTAACGCCAGGCTTTGTGGAGACCCCGGCCCAAGACGATAATGAATTCCCCAAACCCTTCATGATCAGCGCCGACGAGGCCGCCCGGCGCATTGCCTCGGGCCTGAAATCAAGCCGGTTCGAGATTACCTTCCCGCGCCGCTTCACCCTCATGCTCAAGGCCATATACGCCCTGCCGCGCGCCTGGCACATCGCCCTGGTGCGCCGCCAAACCGGCTGGAACAAGCCGCCGGAGGGGTAG
- a CDS encoding alpha/beta hydrolase — MTTEPTRLTIPAPDGDIAALAWPAPGRPRLVAAHGNGFNAMSLKPMLATLAGRFDIIAVDLRGHGRTTLPADPRTHDSWDIYANDLLHVLATLDRPADLLAGHSMGAVSLLLAAGRLDAPPPLALIEPVVLPPTVYIAARTPFWPLFRARIGLGDRARRRANAWTAPQEALARYRGKPAMAAWPAGVLDAYLEDGLIEGPDGWRLACDPAWEGANFEACRHDLMKAAAHVGAGVHVLKAKHGSTVINARGLERRGASISTLDGVSHLAPMEAPERVAEWVAGVGLSVR, encoded by the coding sequence GTGACCACCGAACCGACCCGCCTGACCATCCCCGCGCCGGACGGCGATATCGCGGCGCTGGCCTGGCCGGCGCCCGGACGTCCGCGCCTGGTCGCCGCCCACGGCAATGGCTTCAACGCCATGAGCCTGAAACCCATGCTCGCGACGCTGGCGGGACGGTTCGACATCATCGCGGTGGATCTGCGGGGTCATGGCCGCACGACCCTGCCCGCTGATCCCAGAACCCATGACAGTTGGGATATTTACGCCAATGACCTCCTGCATGTTCTGGCCACGCTGGACCGCCCGGCGGACCTGCTGGCGGGCCATTCCATGGGGGCGGTCAGCCTGTTGCTGGCGGCCGGCCGCTTGGACGCCCCGCCGCCGCTGGCGCTGATCGAGCCGGTGGTATTGCCGCCGACGGTTTACATCGCCGCGCGCACGCCGTTCTGGCCCCTGTTTCGCGCCCGCATCGGCCTGGGCGACCGTGCCCGGCGGCGCGCCAATGCATGGACGGCGCCGCAGGAGGCGCTGGCGCGTTACCGCGGCAAGCCCGCCATGGCCGCCTGGCCGGCCGGCGTACTGGACGCCTATCTCGAAGACGGACTGATTGAGGGGCCGGACGGCTGGCGCCTCGCCTGCGACCCGGCGTGGGAAGGCGCCAATTTCGAAGCCTGCCGCCATGACCTCATGAAGGCGGCGGCGCACGTCGGCGCGGGCGTGCACGTTCTCAAAGCAAAACACGGCTCCACGGTCATTAATGCGCGCGGGCTGGAACGGCGCGGCGCGTCGATCAGCACTCTGGACGGGGTCAGCCATTTGGCGCCGATGGAAGCGCCGGAGCGGGTGGCGGAGTGGGTGGCGGGTGTGGGGCTTAGTGTGCGTTGA
- a CDS encoding cupin domain-containing protein: MTMLDEGWILDCASGAAPEAVRVLAACQGVMRPEAARRAAPVETAFGALLEALPGAPLGADALARTLEQLPADPGGRPHLAGPQPGLLPLPLALALEGQENRSWRRRLGGYSEIPVASLSGDGVDARLISIPPGKGAPRHDHSGEELTLVLTGSFHDGRAAFGRGDVCAVSPGDVHHPRVDSAETCICFVVELGGVRLTNPVYAGIDRLNRLAQRL, encoded by the coding sequence ATGACGATGCTGGACGAAGGCTGGATACTCGATTGTGCGTCAGGCGCAGCGCCCGAAGCGGTGCGCGTGCTGGCGGCGTGTCAGGGCGTGATGCGCCCGGAGGCCGCGCGACGGGCCGCGCCGGTTGAAACGGCGTTTGGCGCTTTGCTCGAGGCCTTGCCGGGCGCGCCGCTGGGCGCCGATGCGCTGGCGCGCACGCTGGAACAACTGCCGGCCGACCCGGGCGGCCGCCCGCACCTCGCCGGACCGCAGCCGGGACTGCTGCCGCTTCCGCTGGCGCTGGCGCTGGAAGGTCAGGAGAACCGCAGCTGGCGCCGGCGCTTGGGCGGCTACAGCGAAATTCCCGTGGCCAGCCTCAGCGGGGACGGCGTGGACGCGCGCCTTATCTCCATCCCGCCGGGCAAGGGCGCGCCCCGCCACGACCATTCCGGGGAGGAACTAACCCTGGTGCTCACGGGTTCGTTTCACGACGGCCGCGCCGCCTTCGGTCGCGGCGATGTTTGTGCTGTATCGCCCGGCGATGTGCATCATCCGCGCGTGGACAGCGCCGAGACTTGCATCTGCTTCGTGGTGGAGCTGGGCGGCGTGCGTCTGACCAACCCGGTCTATGCGGGCATTGACCGGCTCAACCGCCTGGCCCAGCGCCTTTGA
- a CDS encoding cryptochrome/photolyase family protein: protein MSALRLVLGDQLTRSLASLRDYVRGDIVLMAEVAEEAGYVPHHKKKIAFLFSAMRHFASVLEADGLDVRYTRLDDAGNAGSLEGEVRRALAAGGHDRVIVVEPGEHRLMEVMKTWPECLGVPVEIRRDDRFICSRDRFDAWAQGRKRLTMEFFYREMRRETGLLMEGDEPAGGQWNFDHDNRKRLPDSVTIPARLRIEPDDVTREVLDLVAARFAHHFGDLEGFWYAVTAEDAARQLDWFIDHALPDFGDYQDAMKTGEAYLFHSVIALYFNCGLLDPMIACRKAEAAWRSGAAPLNAVEGFVRQILGWREYVRGIYWRFMPEYLTRNALDARRPLPEFYWTGETEMACVRDAVLTTKRHAYAHHIQRLMITGNFALIAGIDPKPVNEWYLAVYADAYEWVEAPNTHGMALYADGGLMATKPYAASGAYINKMSDHCKTCRYKVSLKNGPQACPFNYLYWNFLMENEDRLKGNQRLAMIYKTLDRMDDDKRTAVRADSARFFARIGIEQERKSA, encoded by the coding sequence ATGTCTGCGCTGCGGCTGGTTCTGGGCGACCAGCTGACGCGGTCGCTGGCCTCTTTGCGTGACTATGTGAGGGGCGACATCGTGCTGATGGCCGAAGTCGCCGAAGAGGCCGGCTACGTCCCGCACCACAAGAAGAAGATCGCCTTTCTGTTTTCCGCCATGCGCCATTTCGCAAGCGTGCTGGAGGCCGATGGCCTCGACGTGCGCTACACGCGCCTCGATGACGCGGGCAATGCCGGGTCTCTCGAGGGCGAGGTGAGGCGGGCGCTGGCGGCGGGCGGCCATGATCGTGTGATCGTGGTGGAGCCGGGTGAGCATCGCCTCATGGAGGTGATGAAGACCTGGCCGGAATGCCTTGGTGTTCCAGTGGAAATTCGGCGCGACGATCGCTTCATTTGCTCGCGTGACCGGTTCGATGCCTGGGCGCAGGGGCGCAAGCGCCTGACCATGGAATTCTTCTATCGCGAGATGCGCCGGGAGACTGGCTTGTTGATGGAGGGCGACGAGCCGGCCGGCGGCCAGTGGAATTTCGACCATGACAACCGCAAGCGCCTGCCCGACAGCGTGACCATTCCGGCGCGCCTGCGCATCGAGCCGGATGATGTGACGCGCGAAGTGCTCGATCTGGTGGCCGCGCGCTTTGCCCATCATTTCGGCGACCTGGAGGGCTTCTGGTACGCGGTCACAGCAGAAGACGCCGCCCGCCAGCTCGACTGGTTCATCGATCATGCGCTGCCTGATTTCGGCGACTATCAGGACGCCATGAAGACCGGCGAGGCCTACCTGTTTCACTCGGTCATCGCGCTCTATTTCAATTGCGGCTTGCTCGATCCGATGATCGCCTGCCGCAAGGCCGAAGCTGCCTGGCGGTCGGGCGCCGCACCGCTCAACGCGGTGGAGGGGTTTGTGCGGCAGATCCTCGGCTGGCGCGAATATGTGCGCGGGATCTACTGGCGGTTCATGCCTGAATACCTCACCCGCAACGCCCTCGACGCGCGCCGCCCGCTGCCCGAGTTTTACTGGACCGGTGAGACGGAAATGGCCTGCGTGCGCGACGCCGTATTGACCACCAAACGCCACGCCTACGCCCACCATATCCAGCGCCTGATGATCACCGGAAATTTCGCCCTGATCGCCGGGATCGACCCAAAGCCGGTCAATGAGTGGTATCTCGCCGTCTACGCCGACGCCTATGAATGGGTGGAGGCGCCCAACACCCATGGCATGGCGCTGTATGCCGACGGCGGTTTGATGGCGACCAAACCCTATGCCGCATCAGGCGCTTACATCAACAAGATGAGCGACCACTGCAAGACCTGCCGCTATAAGGTCAGCCTCAAGAACGGACCGCAAGCCTGCCCGTTCAACTATCTCTACTGGAATTTCCTGATGGAGAATGAGGATCGTCTGAAGGGCAATCAGCGTCTGGCCATGATCTACAAGACGCTGGATCGCATGGACGATGACAAGCGCACAGCCGTGCGCGCCGACAGCGCGCGGTTTTTCGCGCGCATCGGCATCGAACAGGAAAGGAAATCCGCATGA